Within the Flavobacterium sp. 9R genome, the region GTCAAATGATTGTTGATTCCAATAGATTGTGGTTATTTACTAAGAACTATATTCATTACTTATCTTTAAGTAAATTGAGTAATCAATTAAAGGATAATGTAATTCCGATTCCAGCTTCATTAACGAACTCTATGTTGGGTTATGAGAATTGTACGCAACTCTCAAATTCTGTTTTCCTCATAGGAACAGTTGATGGTTACTATACTTTGAATTTGAATGATTTGAGTTTTAAAAATTATAAAGTAGCCATTACGAACATTGCTGTAAATCGTTTGAACGAAGGTTCTTATAACTATGCTATTCCGGAAGATGGGAAGTTTAATTATGAGCAAAATAACATCGCTTTTAATTTTACGGTACCTGAATACAATAAGTATATCAATGCCGAATATCAATTTTTACTTGAAGGTTTTCAAGAAGGGTGGAGTAAATGGAGTTCTCGTTCTGCTGTTAATTTTAAAAATTTACCACCAGGCGACTATGTATTTAAAGTTAGAGCTAAGTTTTCGAACACATTGTTAGAAAATACAGCTATTTATTCTTTTACCGTTTTAAAACCTTGGTACCTTACCAATTTGGCTGTAATTATCTATTTAGTATTATTTGTTGTTTTGGTATTTTATATTCATAAGGCTTACAAAAATTATTATGAAAAGCAAGAAGCCAAATTAATCGAAGAGAACAACCTTTTATTAGAAATTAAAGAATTAGAAAACGAACAAGAGTTAATGCGCTTACGCAATGAACAACTTTCACAAGATGTAGATTCAAAAAGTCGTGAATTGGCAGTTTCTACAATGAGTTTGAATAGTAAAAATGAATTATTGGCTTTTATAAAAGAGGATTTAAAGAAAACTGCACAAAGTGAAACCTCGAATATTAAATCTGTAATTTCTACCATTAATAAAAACATAACCGAAGAGGATTCTTGGAAAGTATTTAGAGAAGCATTTGATAGTGTCGATAAAGATTTTCTAAAGAGGGTAAAACAAGTACATTCTTCCCTTACTCCAAATGATTTGCGCCTATGTGCTTATTTAAGAATGAATCTTTCTTCCAAAGAAATTGCTCCATTACTTAACATTTCAGTACGAAGTGTAGAAATAAAAAGATATCGTTTGCGTAAAAAAATGGATTTACCACATGAACAAGGGCTAGTAGAATACATTTTAACCGTATAGTTTTTAAAAAAAAGCAACTTTTTACCTATACAACACCACAACATCTCTATTGTTTGTGGTTTTTTTTTATTTTTTTTAAGAACAAGTTTCAATATGTATTTCTTAATAAACACGCTTGTTTTTTGCTGTTTACTTAAATAAAAGCTAATTTTTTTGTTTTGTATGTTTTTTGTAGAGGTTACTTTTTAACTATCACGTTGTAGTTGTAGTAATTTTAGGATTCAATACAAAACCAAAATATTATGAAATCTAAACTAGTAGTAATTGCATTCATTTTGCTGGCCTCTTTGGGTTATGCACAAACGAATGAAATCAATGGAAAGGTAATCGATACCAAATCCGGCTCCTCACTTCCGGGTGTAAATGTGAGGGTAAAAAATGGAACACAAAGTGCTTCAACTGACTTTGATGGAAGTTTTAAGTTGAGCAAGGTCCCAACCAATGCAGTACTTATTTTTAGTTACGTTGGTTATTTAGATACTCAAGTCACTGTTAAAGGAAGTGAGTCATTGGTAGTAAAAATGGAGGAAGAAGCCAGTCAACTGAAAGAAATTGTAGTTATTGGTTACGGTAGCCAGAAAAAAAGAGAAGTTACAGGTGCTGTTTCGGTTCTTGATGCCAAAGCTTTGGATGTAATTAAGCCAATAAAAGTTGAACAAGCACTTCAAGGAACCGTTTCTGGGGTAAATGTGACGACTCAGTCAGGTTCACCAGGTGCCGCTTTAGATATCCGTATTCGTGGTATTGCTACTAATGGTGAAAATAGACCAACCACTATTATTGACGGTTATGTTGGTGAATTAGGACTGCTCAACCCTAATGACATCGAAACCATCACTGTTTTGAAAGATGCACAAGCTGCCATTTATGGTACTATTGGTGCTAATGGGGTAATTTTGATTACTACTAAAACAGGAAAAAAGAACGCAAAAACAAAAATCAATTTCAATACTTATGTAGGTTTTCAAGAAACCACGAGAACTTTGCCTACGCTAAATGCTACAGAGTATGCTTTGTTATTGAACGAAAGTTATGCTAATGGTGGTCAAACCATTCCTTATCCAAATGTTACAGGTTTAGGTAAAGGAACCAATTGGCAAAAAGAAGTATTCAGTACAGGAGTTCCAATCATTAATCACGATATCTCCATTTCAGGGGGATCTGAAAAAATGACATATGCAGTCAGTGGTTCTCACTTGGATCAAGAAGGTATTGTTGGTACTGATAAATCTGGATTTTTGAGAAATACAGCCAGAGTTTCTATTGGTGCAGATTTGACGGATAAATTGAAATTAAAAACGAATGTTATCTATACTTATTTTAATAGAAAATCTTTAAATGAGAATGGATTGGGTTCGGTATTATTTAATGCTTTGAACACTCCCGCCACTTTAAAACCTTATGATGCTAATGGTAACTTTACTTTAGTGCCAAGCACAACAGGTTTAGGTACTGAAATTATTAATCCATTGGCACAAATAGACAACACCTACAACGATTATAGCTTTAAGAAATTGAATGGTAATTTCGGGTTAGACTATAAATTATTTGATGGTTTTGTGCTTTCTAGTACTATTGGTTTTAATACCTCTAATAGTGAATCCAAAGATTTCGCTAAACAAGTAAACTATGGAGGTAAAGTTTTTGATGTGCAACGTAGCTCTATAACACAAGGTGCCGTAAATGACAATAATTACTCGTTTGATATTTTTGGAACTTATACCAAAAAAATTGGAGAAGACCACAGTTTTGTGGGGACTATAGGAAATACCATCTTCAAGGAATGGGGGAATGGACTTTTCGCTACAGGTTATGATGTACCAAATAATTCTTGGGAGTTCGCGGATATTTCATTGACCACAGGAACATTAGATGCTAAAACTAATAGCTCTTATGTATATGATGAAAGAAGATTGTCTTACTTTGGTAGAATTCAATACGATTTCAAAGGAAGATACTTATTATCAGCTATGTTAAGACGTGATGCTTCTACTAAATTTGGACCTACCAACAGAGTAGGTTACTTTCCATCATTTACCGCAGGTTGGATTGTTTCAGATGAACCTTTTTATGGAGAATCCAAAACGCTTAATTTTATGAAATTAAGAGCTAGTTATGGTACTCTAGGAAATGACCAAATTCCAAACAATGGTTATGTTGGTTTATTAGGAGGTGAAGCTACTTATGTGTTTAATGGAGTATTGGTAAATGGAACGGCGAATGGTCAAATTCCTAATCCAAATTTGAAATGGGAAGAAGCCAGAAAGTTTGACGTTGGTTTGGATTTAAAGCTATTCGACAATAAACTTTCTATTATTACAGACTACTTTATCGATACTCGTAAAGATTTATTAATCCCAAATATCCCTGTGTCGGGT harbors:
- a CDS encoding TonB-dependent receptor, with the translated sequence MKSKLVVIAFILLASLGYAQTNEINGKVIDTKSGSSLPGVNVRVKNGTQSASTDFDGSFKLSKVPTNAVLIFSYVGYLDTQVTVKGSESLVVKMEEEASQLKEIVVIGYGSQKKREVTGAVSVLDAKALDVIKPIKVEQALQGTVSGVNVTTQSGSPGAALDIRIRGIATNGENRPTTIIDGYVGELGLLNPNDIETITVLKDAQAAIYGTIGANGVILITTKTGKKNAKTKINFNTYVGFQETTRTLPTLNATEYALLLNESYANGGQTIPYPNVTGLGKGTNWQKEVFSTGVPIINHDISISGGSEKMTYAVSGSHLDQEGIVGTDKSGFLRNTARVSIGADLTDKLKLKTNVIYTYFNRKSLNENGLGSVLFNALNTPATLKPYDANGNFTLVPSTTGLGTEIINPLAQIDNTYNDYSFKKLNGNFGLDYKLFDGFVLSSTIGFNTSNSESKDFAKQVNYGGKVFDVQRSSITQGAVNDNNYSFDIFGTYTKKIGEDHSFVGTIGNTIFKEWGNGLFATGYDVPNNSWEFADISLTTGTLDAKTNSSYVYDERRLSYFGRIQYDFKGRYLLSAMLRRDASTKFGPTNRVGYFPSFTAGWIVSDEPFYGESKTLNFMKLRASYGTLGNDQIPNNGYVGLLGGEATYVFNGVLVNGTANGQIPNPNLKWEEARKFDVGLDLKLFDNKLSIITDYFIDTRKDLLIPNIPVSGISGIAAPGAGAPTLNAGTVRNSGVEFSMDFKHTFTNDLSLSLGYNVTFLKNEVLAVDNGTGFIEGGSFGVGQPAPSRMEVGKPIGYFFGYKTDGIFQNQAEIDAHPSQIALGANAAPGDLRYVDINGDGIINANDRTNIGDPIPEATMGFNMQVNYKNLDLAVYTFASVGNDMVRNYERTLSDANRLNYVLDRWTGEGSTNSTPRVTTGATSNNVFSNYFVEDASYIRIQNVQLGYTLSPTVSEKIGVSKFRIYTGVNNLYTFTKYKGYDPGASNGAPIGGGIDYGFYPIPRTYLFGLNINF